A segment of the Candidatus Acetothermia bacterium genome:
TCCTCACCGCCCTCGTGGTGCTGGGGGCCCTGATGGCCCCGGCCCTGCGGACCCGCATCAAGGGGGAGGAGGCATGATCCTGGAACTGCAGGGGATTTCCAAGACGTTCGCCGTGGGGGCAGAGCGGGTGGAGGCGCTGGCAGGGGTGGACCTGGCCCTGGAGGCCGGGGAGTTCGTGACCGTGATTGGCTCCAACGGGGCCGGGAAATCCACGCTGCTTAACGTGATCGCCGGCACATGCCGTCCGGCCCGAGGTCGGGTGCGGATCGCCGGGGTGGACGTGACCCGGTGGCCAGCCCACCGCCGGGCCCGCTGGATCGGACGGGTGTTCCAAGACCCCCTGCGGGGCACGGCCGCCCACATGACGGTGGCGGAGAACCTTGCCCTGGCCCAGCGCAAGGGGCGGCGGGGGCTGGGGCTCCCCCTCACCCAGGCCCGCCGGCGGGCCTTGGCCGCGGCGGTGGCCCACCTCGGGATGGGGCTGGAAGGGCGCCTGACCGAGCGGGTGGCCCACCTCTCTGGGGGGGAGCGCCAGGCCCTCACCGTCCTCATGGCCACCCTGTCCGGACCGAAGATCCTCCTCCTCGACGAGCACACGGCGGCTTTGGACCCGGCCAATGCCGACCGGGTGCTCGCCATCACCGCGCGGCTCGTGCGGGAGAAGGGCATCGCCACCCTCATGGTCACCCACCGCATGGACCAGGCCCTCCAGGTGGGGGACCGCCTCATCATGATGCACAAGGGGCGGATCGTCCTGGACCTGGGGGCGTCCCAGAAAACCAGCCTTGGCGTGGAGGACCTCGTGGCCCTGTTCAAGCGGGCCGGGGTCACGGACGACGAGCTCCTCCTCGAGGCCCCCGTGCGCTAGTGCCATGCGGATCGGCGTGATCGGGGTGGGCACGATCGGAGCGGCCCTGGTGGAGGGGCTCCTCCGGGCTGGGGCCGCGGAGCCCCAAGACATCGCGGGCACCACCGGCCATCCCGAATCGGCCATGGAAGCCAAGCGGCGCCTTGGGATCGACGTGCACACCGACAACCGCGCCCTGGCCAGGGACCGGGACGTGGTGATCCTGGCGGTGAAACCGGCCACGATGCCGAAGGTGCTCGCAGAGGTGAAGGACCTGCTTTCGCCCAGCCAGGTTGTGATCACGCTCGCCGCTGCTACCCCCATCCGGTCGGTGGAGGAAGCCCTCGGCCGGCCCATTCCCGTGATCCGGGCCATGCCCAACACCCCGTGCCAGATCGGCCAGGGGATGACCGCCCTCTGCCCGGGGCGCCACGCGGGGCCCCACCACCTGGCCCTGGCCCGGGCCGTGTTCTCCCCCCTCGGGCGCGTGGCCACTGTGGACGACGAGGGGCTCATGGACGCGGTGACCGCCCTTTCCGGGTCCGGGCCGGCCTACGCCTACATCATCATCGAGGCCCTGGCCGAGGGCGGGGTGAAGATGGGGCTTCCCCGGAAGCTCGCCACAGAGCTCGCGGCCCAGGCCCTCCTCGGCGGGGCCGCCCTCGTCCTCCAGTCCGGCCAACACCCGGCCGTGCCTAAGGCCGATGTCACCACCCCCGCCGGTGTCACCATCGATGGCCTCATGGCCCTGGAGGAAGGGGGGCTGAGGGTGGCCCTGATCAAAGCGGTGGTGGCCGCCACCGAGCGGGCGAAAACCCTCGCCCGCTGAACCTAGCAGCCCATGTGAGCATAGCCCGCTTCCGCGTTCAAGCGCCTGCAGAACTGTGATTCGTGACGCGTCATGTATGATGCGTTACGGGTGTTTTTGTGCCGCAGGTCCACGGACCTCGGTTTCCCACGCAGCCTACTCGCCCTCGTCGTCGGAAAGAAGGGCCAGGGCCCGCAGGCCCTTCGCCCCCAGGCCCGGTGTGGCAAGGAGCGTCTCGAAGCATAACGTCGTCCATAAAGGACGACGCTACGCCCCGCGGGCCTCCCCCTCTCCCCGTGTGGGAGAGGGCTGGGGTGAGGGGACCACCCTCTCCCTGAGCCATGGTACCCCGCGCTCCTTGCGGGACAAGCGTCCGGAACGCTACACTAACGCGGTCATGCTTCGGCAGGACGTGGTCGCCTTCTTGGAGGAGCGCTTCCCGCAGGCCCTCGCCGAGCCCTGGGACCGGACCGGGCTTCAGGTCGGCCCACTGGACGCCCCTTGTCGGCGGGTCCTCGTGGCCCTGGACCTCGACCTCGGGCTGGTCCCCACGCTTCAGGGCGTCGATCTCCTCATCACCCATCACCCCCTGCTCTTCCGTCCGCTCGACCGGCTGTTGCCGGGGACACCGCTTGGGGACAAGGTCCGCGCCCTCCTCGCCGACGGGGCCGCGTGCTACGCCGTGCACACCCCGTACGACGTCGCTCGGGGAGGCCTGGGCGAGGTCCTGGCCGATCTCTTGGGGCTCCAGGGGCCGCGCCCGCTCGTCCCACGGGGGAGGTTGATCAAGCTCGCGGTGTTCGTGCCCGAGAGCCACGCAGACGCGGTGGCCGCCGCAGTGTTCGCCGCCGGGGCCGGGCAGATCGGGCGCTATGGGCATTGCTCGTTCCGTGCCCGCGGCACGGGGACCTTCCTCCCCGAGGAGGGGACTCGCCCTTACATCGGTGCGATCGGGCGGGAGGAGCGCGTGGACGAGGTGCGCCTGGAGACGGTGGTCCCGGCCGAGCGGCTCACCCAGGCCCTTTCCGCCCTGCGCGCCGCCCACCCCTACGAGGAAGTGGCGTACGATGTGTACCCCCTCGAGAACGCGGCCGCGTGGCACGGCCTGGGCCGGGTGGGGGACTTGCTTCAGGAGACCCCGGCGCGGGAGGTGGCCGCCCGCCTGGCCTGCGCGCTGGGGGCGTCCGGTCCCAGGTCCACCTACGGCGACCTCGACCGCCCAGTGCGGCGGGTCGCGGTCTGTGGAGGGGACGGCGGTGACCTATGGCGAGACGCCTTCACCGCTGGAGCCGAGCTTTACCTCACCGGGGAGATCGGGTACCACCAGGGCCTGGAGGCAGCCGAATCCGGCCTTGCCGTGGCCGCGCTAGGCCACCGGGAGACGGAGCGCCCGTTCGTGGGGCACGTGGCCGGCCTCCTTCGGGAGCAGTTCCCGTCGCTCGAGGTGATCGCGGCATGACCGACCAGCTTCAGCAGCTGCTCGCGCTCGCGGAGGTGGACAACGCCATTCGCACCGTGGACGGCCGTCTCGCCGATCTCGCCGCGGAGGAGGCGCGGCTGCGTGACCGGCTGGCTCAGGAAGAGGAGGCGTTTCGCAAGCGCCAGGAGGCACACCGGCGCCTGCGGCACGAGGCCCTCACCAAGTCCACCGAGGTCGATGCCACCGATGCCAAGATCCGCGGGTATCAGAAGAAGCTCGACCACGAGATCATCCCGTACAAGGAGATGGAGTACCTGCGGGAGCAGGTGGCCCTCCTTCGTGCCCGCCTGGATGGGCTTGCCGAGGAGGCGCTCCGGCTCATGGAGGAAGCGGAACAGGATGGGGAGCGGCTGCGGGAGGACGAGGCGCGCCACCGGGAGCGGGTCAGGTGCATCCAGGACGACCTCGCCGAGGTGGGCCGTCAGCGGGACGGGCTTCTCAAGCAAAAGGATGACCTCAACGCGAAGAGAGAGGTCCTGGCCGCGGAGGTCCCTCCCCACCTGCACCAGCACTACGAGCGCCTGCGGGGGAGCGTGTCCAGCCCGGTGGTTCCGGTGGATGGGGGCACGTGCGGGGGGTGCCACCTGCGCCTGGCCGATACCACCCTCGAGCGGGTCCGGGAGGGCCGGGAGGTGGTGACCTGCGAAAACTGCTCGCGGTTCCTGTACTGGCGGTGGCGCTGACCGTTGCCACTCCCCTTCTTCCTGACCCGATCGGCTCGATCAACGACTACGGCCAGACCCTGGAGCGGGCGGAGCGGGAGCGGCTGAAGGAGATCATCGCCGCCCTCGAGGGTCATGGGCTCGCTCTCGTGTACTTGGCGAGCTGGCGCGATCCGTTCGGGAACCCCAGTGTCTACGCCCATGAGGTGTTCCGGGCGTGGCGCCTTCCCCCGGAGGCGGTGCTGGTGGTGCTCCTCCGGGTCGAGGGGGTGGGGTGGCGAGCGGTCGCCCAGCTCGGGGCCAAGGCCCAGGGGGCGATCCCGGCTGGGCCGTGGGAGGCCCTCCTCGACCGCGCGGAGGTGGAGGCCAACCGCGGGCGGACGGCCTCGGCCGTGCTCAAGTTGGCCCAGGGGCTCCTGGAACTCGTCACCACAGGCCCGAAGGACGAGGGGAGGACGCTGGGGGTATGGCCGTACGTGATCGTCGGTGTGGGCGGCGCAGCTGGGGCCGTGTTCTTCATCGCCCGACGGGTCTGCCCGCGGTGCTTGCGACCGCTGCGCCGCCGGGAGTCATTGGGCGGTATAATGTGGGTGTGCCCCCGTTGTCGATGCACGAGGGCACCCGCGCGGTGGGGGAGACGGCCAGGGGGCCGCGGGGGTGTTTACCCCTGAGGAAGGTCCGGACTCCGCCGGGCAGGCCGCTCGGGGCAACCCGAGAGGGGGCGACCCCTGGAAAGTGCCACAGAGAACAGACCGCCAGCGGCCCACACGGGTGCGGGCAAGGGTGAAACGGTGGGGCAAGAGCCCACCGCCGGGGCCGCGAGGCTCCCGGGCACGGTAAACCCCGGCCGGAGCAAGGCCAAATAGGGAGGCGGTTGAGGGTGGCCCGCCCGATGCCTCCGGGTAGGCCGCATAGATGGATGGCCCCCCTCGACAGAATCCGGCCTATGGCCCTCTCCCCCAGCACGGCTATAATTCACGCCTGAGGTTGATCAAGGAGGTGCAAGACCATGTTCGGGCTCTTCTACCCGGAGACGCTGATCATCCTCCTCCCTGCCCTCATCCTCGCCATCTACGCCCAGCACAAGGTGCGGAGCACGTACGCCAAATACCTCCAGGTTCCGACCCAGCGTCGGGTGACCGCCGCTCAGGTGGCGGACGAGATCCTGGCCCGGGCCGGGGTGAGCGGGGTCAAGATCGAGGGCACGGGCCGCGCCCTCGGCGACCACTACGACCCGCGCTCCCGCACCCTCCGCCTCTCCGCCGCCGGCTCGGCGTCGGTGGCGGCGGTGGGCGTGGCCGCCCACGAGGCCGGACACGCGATCCAGCACGCCCAGAGGTACGCCCCCCTCGCCCTACGCTCGGCGGTGGTCCCAGCGGCGATGTTCGGTTCCCAGCTCGCGTTCCCGTTGTTCTTCATCGGCCTCTTTATGCGCGCCGATCCTCTGGTGAACATCGGGATCATCCTGTTCTCGGCGGCGGTCCTGTTCACCCTAATCACCTTGCCCGTGGAGTTCAACGCCTCTAGGCGGGCGGTGGCGGCGCTGCGCACGAGCGGGCACGTGACCCAGGAGGAGCTCGGCGCGGTGAAGGAGGTCCTGACCGCGGCTGCCCTGACCTACGTCGCTGCCGCAGCGATGGCCGCCCTCCAGCTCCTCTCGATGCTCATGGTCGCCAACCGGCGTCGATGAAGCTGGCCCCGTCTCTCCTCTCCGCCGACTTCGGCCGCCTCGCCGAGGAGGTGAAACGAGTCGAGGGGGTAGTCGACTACCTCCATCTCGACGTGATGGACGGGCACTTCGTGCCCAACCTCACGTTTGGCCCGCCCGTGGCCAACGCCTTGCGCCGGCACACCCCGCTTCCGTTCGACATCCACCTCATGATCGACCGCCCGGCCCTCTATGCCCCGCAGTTCAAGGTGGGTCCTGAGGACATGATCACGTTCCACGTGGAGGCGAAGGATCCACCGGACCAGACGATCCGCGTCATCCGCGGCCTGGGGTGCCGGGTGGGGATCTCCGTTCGGCCCGGCACGCCCCTGGACGCGATCCGCCCCCACCTGGGGGACGTAGATCTGGTGCTGGTGATGAGCGTGGAGCCGGGGTTCGGCGGGCAGGCGTTTAACCCTGAGGCGGTGGACCGCATCCGGCGCCTGCAGGGGGAACTCCGGGGGCGGCCGGTGGTCATCGCCGTGGACGGGGGGATCGGCCCGGAGAACGTGCGCCAGGTGGTGGAGGCGGGGGCGGAGGTGGTGGTGGCCGGTTCGGCGATCTTCGCTCAACCCGACCCCCGGGCGGCGGCGCTCGCCCTATGGAAGGCGGCGGGGTACACGAGAGGTTCATGAGGCGGGCCCTGGAGCTGGCGCGGCAGGGCGAGGGCTGCACGCGGCCCAACCCACTCGTGGGGGCGGTGGTGGTGCGGGAGGGGGCGGTGATCGCCGAGGGGTACCACACCCGGTGCGGCGGCCCCCACGCCGAGGCCGTGGCCTTGGAGAAGGCCGGGGACCGGGCCCGTGGGGCCGACCTCTACGTGAACCTGGAGCCCTGCGTTCATCGGGAGAAGAAGACCCCGCCCTGCACCGAGGCCATCATCGCCTCCGGAATTCGCCGGGTCATCGTGGCCATCCGCGACCCTAACCCCCTTGTGGACGGAAAGGGGATCGCGCGGTTGCGGGCAGCGGGGATCGAGGCCGTGGAGGGGGTGCTCGCCGACGAGGCCCGCCGCCTGAACGAGGCTTTCTTCCACTGGATTCGTAACCGAACTCCATTCGTGGTCCTCAAG
Coding sequences within it:
- a CDS encoding ATP-binding cassette domain-containing protein, with amino-acid sequence MLELQGISKTFAVGAERVEALAGVDLALEAGEFVTVIGSNGAGKSTLLNVIAGTCRPARGRVRIAGVDVTRWPAHRRARWIGRVFQDPLRGTAAHMTVAENLALAQRKGRRGLGLPLTQARRRALAAAVAHLGMGLEGRLTERVAHLSGGERQALTVLMATLSGPKILLLDEHTAALDPANADRVLAITARLVREKGIATLMVTHRMDQALQVGDRLIMMHKGRIVLDLGASQKTSLGVEDLVALFKRAGVTDDELLLEAPVR
- a CDS encoding zinc metallopeptidase; the protein is MFGLFYPETLIILLPALILAIYAQHKVRSTYAKYLQVPTQRRVTAAQVADEILARAGVSGVKIEGTGRALGDHYDPRSRTLRLSAAGSASVAAVGVAAHEAGHAIQHAQRYAPLALRSAVVPAAMFGSQLAFPLFFIGLFMRADPLVNIGIILFSAAVLFTLITLPVEFNASRRAVAALRTSGHVTQEELGAVKEVLTAAALTYVAAAAMAALQLLSMLMVANRRR
- a CDS encoding C4-type zinc ribbon domain-containing protein gives rise to the protein MTDQLQQLLALAEVDNAIRTVDGRLADLAAEEARLRDRLAQEEEAFRKRQEAHRRLRHEALTKSTEVDATDAKIRGYQKKLDHEIIPYKEMEYLREQVALLRARLDGLAEEALRLMEEAEQDGERLREDEARHRERVRCIQDDLAEVGRQRDGLLKQKDDLNAKREVLAAEVPPHLHQHYERLRGSVSSPVVPVDGGTCGGCHLRLADTTLERVREGREVVTCENCSRFLYWRWR
- the rpe gene encoding ribulose-phosphate 3-epimerase; protein product: MKLAPSLLSADFGRLAEEVKRVEGVVDYLHLDVMDGHFVPNLTFGPPVANALRRHTPLPFDIHLMIDRPALYAPQFKVGPEDMITFHVEAKDPPDQTIRVIRGLGCRVGISVRPGTPLDAIRPHLGDVDLVLVMSVEPGFGGQAFNPEAVDRIRRLQGELRGRPVVIAVDGGIGPENVRQVVEAGAEVVVAGSAIFAQPDPRAAALALWKAAGYTRGS
- the proC gene encoding pyrroline-5-carboxylate reductase encodes the protein MRIGVIGVGTIGAALVEGLLRAGAAEPQDIAGTTGHPESAMEAKRRLGIDVHTDNRALARDRDVVILAVKPATMPKVLAEVKDLLSPSQVVITLAAATPIRSVEEALGRPIPVIRAMPNTPCQIGQGMTALCPGRHAGPHHLALARAVFSPLGRVATVDDEGLMDAVTALSGSGPAYAYIIIEALAEGGVKMGLPRKLATELAAQALLGGAALVLQSGQHPAVPKADVTTPAGVTIDGLMALEEGGLRVALIKAVVAATERAKTLAR
- a CDS encoding Nif3-like dinuclear metal center hexameric protein, which codes for MLRQDVVAFLEERFPQALAEPWDRTGLQVGPLDAPCRRVLVALDLDLGLVPTLQGVDLLITHHPLLFRPLDRLLPGTPLGDKVRALLADGAACYAVHTPYDVARGGLGEVLADLLGLQGPRPLVPRGRLIKLAVFVPESHADAVAAAVFAAGAGQIGRYGHCSFRARGTGTFLPEEGTRPYIGAIGREERVDEVRLETVVPAERLTQALSALRAAHPYEEVAYDVYPLENAAAWHGLGRVGDLLQETPAREVAARLACALGASGPRSTYGDLDRPVRRVAVCGGDGGDLWRDAFTAGAELYLTGEIGYHQGLEAAESGLAVAALGHRETERPFVGHVAGLLREQFPSLEVIAA